The Pieris rapae chromosome 5, ilPieRapa1.1, whole genome shotgun sequence DNA window ATGTAATTGCTATTGAGAGTAGTTTAGTTATGTGTTTACTTATTAAAGTCTAACAGTAAATGTggattgaaacaaaaaatatacaaaacaaaacactaaatacaattttattagaaaatctaAATCACTTCTGTTGTTTTTAGATAATTCCAAAAACAAAAGGTTGGCCTGTTCCAGCTTATGGTGGCGTATGTGGAAGGTTAGAAGTAGTTGCAGACGAGGGAGAAATTATTTCATCACTTACTCATATACCTTGGTTAAGAAAGCTTAAATTTGctcaaaaaataatcaatgcTGCGAtggattttacatttaaacatgACAGgtgttgttttgttatttaatttatttatattttatccaaCTTGTTCTATTAGATGTTTgatctattaaatattattatgttttgtaataCCAAAGCTAACAtaacctttatttatttagttatcacctaattttatacaatgtgTATCAAATTTCAGATTTCGTTTCTACCTAATGGATTGGTCAATAGATAACATAGTTGCCAATGATAAAGATGAAATCACATTTATAGACCTGGAGGATGTTGTTGTTTTAGATAAGAATATTTCCCCAAAGAAGGACCTTCCACACTGGTATCAACGTTATAGTAGGGAATTCTTAGGAACTGGATTTACattttcaatagaaaatatgTGCCAACATCATTTAAGTGATCATAATATATGGGCAGCATGTTATGTCCTAGCAGGGGATGAATACCCTTTCTTATACCCTATACCTAAGCAAATCAACAGTACCAGGCCACATTTAGATAGGTTGTTACATAATTGTTTGAATGGTGATGACAGGTTCCATACCATTGGCAAATTACAGCATGTTATTGCAGATATGCTGCTTGATCCGAAAATTGTGTCATTGCAATGATCTATaagataaatcaatttatacaaaaattgaacTGTGATATAagcttaaaacttttttatttaattggttgtgttatttatttttgaagttttatgcttactgtttttatgtttgctttaaataaatataatatacttatcaaATGTGTCAAGTTTTTAAGCATTAGTGTCAACgacaacaaatatttactgtaaAGCTGatatctaatattaatttaactagtATATGCCATGGGTCTATGTTTTGGGAGTAGAaagtaaaaaggttttttgttCAACAATCCAATCCTTGAATTTGTTATACTTTTACTAATGTAATTGTGCCATaacatgttattaaaaatattgactttTAAACAAGATGTTTTCGTGGACACTATTCTATAATCTATTCTATTCTATATACAtagaaatagatatatatatacctattttatacaatgtgtatcatgtgtatgtgtatatttaaaaaggtcTGTGGAAATGTCAGCTGTCTAGAATGATGAAGTATTATAGGCTGTCATAATCCGTGAAAACTGAAGTCATGTAAAGATCTAAGAGAGATTTCACgtttatgtatacaatatacatatctacTTAATacttatacttttaaataaattaagactaTTTAAAGCGACTCTTTCTGAATGAAAATAAACCCTTACAGAAAAACTTGATTTAATTAGGTAGTCGatcattcaaattatataaaaaaaaggataatctattatttatttttctacttgttttcaatatttttaaacattattaatgggTTCAGACAGTGATGATGAAAACGTAATTCGCTATGGAACACCGCTGGAACCGTTTGAAGAAGGTACCTAATTAACTTACATATCATCTAATGTGTTGAGGTTAAGTTTTCATAAACAACATCCAATTACTATCTTAAtcgacattttattttttaaatttcagatgAAATACCAAACAAGCGTAAGTTTCAGCAACCATCAGATCAATATGCAGTTGACGCTCATGGCAGACGCCGTTTCCATGGAGCATTTACTGGAGGATTCTCAGCTGGCTTTGGCAATACTGTTGGCACTCCAGAAGGTTGGACTCCAGCAACTTTTAAGAGCTCTCGTTCGGAAAAAGCTCAGTTGTCTGtgagtatacatttttaaaataattaagtgaaTATACatgcaaatataataataaaagtatttaatttacatattatatatctatagtaAACTTCaggcttatatttattactttgatgTATTCTAGAGTCAAAAGCCTGAAGACTATATGGATGAAGAGGACAGAAGTGAGTTTGGTATTGCTCCCATGCAAGTGCAGACTCAGGGCGAGTTCTCTGGACAAAAAAGGGCTAAAAGTAATAGGTTCCATGATGGACCAATTCcaggtattttatttggtttactAAAATACAGTGTCAAGTCTAGTAGTTAGTGTGTAGTGTGTAGTGTAGTCTAGTAtagtgtgtgtcaggcacagggtTAATCACCAAGttgcctattaaatataaaatcacaacagaaacagaaatctaaggcttTGACCTAAAAGATTATAGCATCATTTttctatacatacattaaatatttttgaacataTAGCcttcctaattttttttttgttcagaACTAATGGTTCACATATTGATTAAAGGAATATTGGAACtacttttgttataattttgtgaTTCAACACATATtgcataaatgtatatttcaaaGCAGCAGTAGTGGTCACTGTCagtttgttataaaatgtgtttcaAGACAATACAATAACTTACCATGAATTGATGCATAGGAGAACCAGTATTAGAGCAAATATTACGACCTGTGCATGAATCGGCTGCTGTACGTATGTTACGAGCTATGGGATGGAGAGATGGACAAGGCACTGG harbors:
- the LOC111002726 gene encoding divergent protein kinase domain 2A; protein product: MIGNINKSMLLRRRFCKRLFLIIFVFTISFYSSVLLFGNLKGPRIMQLTNLERCPACYGVTVCAELYSNQIILENHWSTMFNAKNIFYGYTKSQRRVLLKKLAHDWEFKELDDKLCKVWNLSSNCNPKELLNATEVDQKIINLVQFNLSWPDTEQRKGLVLCPYAYSVYDLLHPVLNNANGNYRVEMINVWTMLSLNPEPLMLQIIPKTKGWPVPAYGGVCGRLEVVADEGEIISSLTHIPWLRKLKFAQKIINAAMDFTFKHDRFRFYLMDWSIDNIVANDKDEITFIDLEDVVVLDKNISPKKDLPHWYQRYSREFLGTGFTFSIENMCQHHLSDHNIWAACYVLAGDEYPFLYPIPKQINSTRPHLDRLLHNCLNGDDRFHTIGKLQHVIADMLLDPKIVSLQ